From the Colletotrichum lupini chromosome 1, complete sequence genome, the window TCAAGATGATGGCTGAGACGAGAGGTATCACCAACGCACCCGGTGCTGCGCAGATGTTTGGCAACGCCGGGCGGGAGTACATGGAGAAGTATGCCGCCATAGACCTCTACTAGATTGCGTTTACGTCTTGCTAATACCACGCGCAGATACGGCGCCAAGGCCGAGGACTTTGCGGAAATCGCCCGCATCAACCACGAGCACTCCACAAAGAACCCCTACTCCCAGTTCCAGGACGTCTACACCCAGGAGCAGATTCTCAAGGCCCCCGAGATCTTTGCGCCCCTCACGAAGCTGCAGTGCTGCCCGACCTCGGACGGCGGCGCCGCCGCGGTGCTCGTCTCGCAGGCCTTCCTCGACGCGCGGCCCCACCTCAAGGACCAGGCCGTCCTCGTCGCGGGCCAGTGCCTCGCCACCGACGCGCCCTCGCTGTTTTCCCGCTCCGCTATCGATCTCATGGGCTTCGAGATGACGCAGCACGCCGTCAAAGCCGCCATGGGCGAGGCCGGGCTTACTCCCAAGGACGTGCAAGTCGTTGAGCTGCACGATTGCTTCTCGGCCAACGAGATGATTGTGCTCGATTCGCTTGGGTTGGCGGAGCCGGGCAAGGCGCATGAGCTTGTGAGACGCGGGGATATCACGTACGGAGGCAAGTACGTCGTCAACCCGTCGGGCGGGCTGATTTCCAAGGGTCACCCGCTCGGCGCCACGGGCATCGCGCAGTGCGCCGAGCTGGTCTGGCATCTGCGCGGCTGGGCCAACAACCGTGCCGTCAAGGGAACCAAGGCTGC encodes:
- a CDS encoding nonspecific lipid-transfer protein; amino-acid sequence: MAPRQQRQKAPCYVLGVGMTKFIKPRGKVDYTELGFEAGVKAMLDAQINYDDVEQGVACYCYGDSTCGQRVFYQFGMTGIPIYNVNNNCSTGSTGLAMARSFVSSGAADCVLVVGFEKMMPGSLQSFFNDRENPTGTTIKMMAETRGITNAPGAAQMFGNAGREYMEKYGAKAEDFAEIARINHEHSTKNPYSQFQDVYTQEQILKAPEIFAPLTKLQCCPTSDGGAAAVLVSQAFLDARPHLKDQAVLVAGQCLATDAPSLFSRSAIDLMGFEMTQHAVKAAMGEAGLTPKDVQVVELHDCFSANEMIVLDSLGLAEPGKAHELVRRGDITYGGKYVVNPSGGLISKGHPLGATGIAQCAELVWHLRGWANNRAVKGTKAALQHNLGLGGAVVVTVYRRADGKEAPAVDSAAVGKANKLGYNPAVEAKGFTAQQAAAVRSKTKKSDWALQDTEEKVEARF